One stretch of Archocentrus centrarchus isolate MPI-CPG fArcCen1 chromosome 5, fArcCen1, whole genome shotgun sequence DNA includes these proteins:
- the LOC115780472 gene encoding class E basic helix-loop-helix protein 40-like produces the protein MERIPSAQPPPLSKHQAELSDVQGMDFPMYVYKPRRGMKRGEESKETYKLPHRLIEKKRRDRINECIAQLKDLLPEHLKLTTLGHLEKAVVLELTLKHVKALTSLLEQQQQKILALQNGMQIEQPPVSQEKSEEMFRSGFHMCAKEILQYLANHKTDGDFTPSHVINHIHKLAVEVLHNPVRPRTPLSPQPEEIPTYQPHKEMSSSLPPKPSEGYGRNCVPVIQRVYASPSSEQSGSDTDTDSGYGGELEKTESGAPQGHPDYYVHESQQKRLLADRQNSSIKQEDDEPRHKRPRVDSSEDELLSGRESSTSPSSSGYGSYMSASPNHPPPPPHPLCMPFYLIPPSAAAYLPMLEKCWYPGAVPMLYPGMGSSSPTIPSERSGPPQLVLSPRGGSPAPAISQTPMDSPALLQALKQVPPLNLETKD, from the exons ATGGAGCGAATTCCAAGCGCGCAACCACCTCCTCTGTCCAAACACCAGGCTGAACTGTCAGACGTGCAGGG gATGGATTTCCCAATGTATGTTTATAAACCGAGGCGGGGAATGAAGCGAGGAGAAGAGAGCAAG GAAACCTACAAGCTGCCTCACAGGCTTATTGAGAAGAAGAGACGTGACCGGATAAACGAATGCATCGCCCAGTTAAAAGATTTATTACCCGAACACCTGAAACTAACT ACTCTGGGCCATCTGGAGAAGGCTGTGGTTTTAGAGCTTACACTCAAGCATGTGAAAGCCCTCACCTCTCttctggagcagcagcagcagaagatcctCGCTCTGCAGAATGGCATGCAAATTG AGCAGCCTCCTGTCAGCCAGGAGAAGTCAGAAGAGATGTTTCGCTCTGGCTTCCACATGTGTGCCAAGGAAATTCTACAGTATCTCGCTAATCACAAGACCGATGGAGACTTCACGCCATCCCATGTCATCAATCACATTCACAAGTTAGCTGTTGAGGTGCTGCACAATCCAGTTCGACCCCGCACCCCTCTTAGCCCTCAACCCGAGGAAATCCCTACCTACCAGCCTCACAAGGAAATGTCCTCGAGCTTACCCCCTAAGCCCAGTGAGGGCTATGGGAGGAACTGTGTGCCCGTCATCCAGCGGGTGTACGCGTCACCAAGCAGCGAGCAGAGTGGTAGTGATACAGACACAGACAGTGGCTATGGAGGAGAGCTGGAGAAAACCGAATCTGGGGCACCGCAGGGACATCCAGATTATTACGTTCATGAGAGCCAGCAGAAGCGATTGCTGGCTGACAGGCAGAACTCCAGCATCAAGCAGGAGGATGATGAGCCACGCCACAAACGACCCCGTGTGGATTCATCTGAGGATGAGCTGCTCTCAGGCAGGGAATCATCAACTTCTCCATCCTCTAGCGGATATGGAAGTTACATGAGTGCATCCCCTAAccatccacctcctcctccacaccCCCTCTGCATGCCTTTCTACCTCATTCCACCCTCTGCTGCAGCTTACCTGCCAATGCTTGAGAAGTGCTGGTACCCTGGGGCTGTTCCCATGCTCTACCCTGGTATGGGCAGCTCATCACCCACCATACCCAGTGAAAGGTCCGGTCCACCCCAGCTTGTGTTGTCTCCCCGAGGAGGCTCTCCAGCCCCGGCCATATCTCAGACCCCCATGGACTCCCCCGCCCTCCTTCAGGCACTCAAGCAAGTACCACCCCTCAACCTGGAAACCAAAGACTGA
- the LOC115780470 gene encoding tubulin monoglycylase TTLL3-like isoform X1, which yields MPALQSTVAPVEGRLRCSVPSLPVIKPDRLKTAKAVVEKAVKLRKVFSVQGPYPVIRAALRVRGWVERRLPHPVQRAPPCPCDDEEDGNDGLVSIYVTEKTDEGEKAENLDDMHDLMSRLVRNETTYLYWTTRRDHVECRSLRHDQMTNHYANAGTFTTKVGLCVNLRNLQWFDTEDPDTFFPRCYRLGAEDEKHAFIEDFRRTACTSLLQYVVETSIWRRDEAESDKQKSKNSITEELDDVEHRSVGPEIIDTALRVCQEFLSVLKHSDIDVTTEIPPSVEEQRWAEFLQHYYTVVQKGVLIRGSNTFVERCQDMLTRLQVVCPQLDTDGLNNIWIIKPGAKSRGRGIMCMNRLDEILALVDTDRALTKESKWVVQKYLERPLLVHGTKFDLRQWFLVTDWNPLTVWFYKECYLRFSTQPYSTKTLDSSVHLCNNSIQKHFQPSRQRHPGVPEDNMWSCSQFRSFLQRQGHETEWETVVIPGMQQAVVNALQTAQDLVEPRKASFELYGADFMLGRDLRPWLLEINASPTMACSSTVTARLCPAVQVDTLRVVLDWRTDPSAYTGGFKLIYKQAAVEVPQYLGVNLLVEGAPIKRSHYRRSFISNSPLTHQFHPDQSSPAVAEARHKQSGQKPHVAADFHLLGKENQEKKRQLTSIYPKREHDIKAELQNTCHVRRSCRNVAYEQSMGVHTEPQKKAWRLGLRRRVSAATLVPMSLSLSLDPPYSTSEGKQQSIPRHASHMSRAFLSQRSSEPQHRISSRVFPSFQGPLPSLEAFRLQPNVVTGTNVCHNSAFLSYPSIHKHQLCLSSQRQVRARHKGELVGEHKY from the exons ATGCCAG CGTTACAATCCACAGTTGCTCCAGTGGAGGGGAGGTTACGATGCAGTGTGCCTAGCCTACCAGTGATCAAGCCAGACAGGCTGAAAACTGCTAAAGCGGTGGTGGAGAAAGCTGTGAAG TTAAGGaaagtgttttcagtgcaggGACCCTATCCCGTGATCCGCGCTGCATTACGGGTCAGAGGGTGGGTTGAACGTCGTTTGCCACATCCAGTCCAAAGAGCACCTCCTTGCCCctgtgatgatgaggaggatggtAATGATGGGCTGGTCAGCATTTATGTTACTG AGAAAACAGATGAAGGCGAGAAAGCGGAGAACCTTGATGACATGCATGACCTCATG TCTCGCCTAGTTCGAAATGAAACGACATATTTGTATTGGACGACACGACGAGATCATGTAGAATGTCGCTCCCTACGGCATGACCAAATGACCAATCACTATGCAAATGCCGGAACATTTACCACCAAG GTGGGGCTTTGTGTGAATCTGCGTAACCTTCAGTGGTTTGACACAGAGGATCCTGACACTTTCTTCCCAAGATGCTACAGGCTTGGAGCAGAGGATGAAAAGCATGCATTCATAG AGGATTTCAGGAGAACAGCATGTACCAGCCTACTGCAGTATGTGGTTGAGACAAGTATTTGGAGAAGAGATGAAGCAGAGAGTGACAAACAAAAATCCAAGAACAGTATCACTGAAG AGTTGGATGATGTGGAACATCGATCTGTTGGTCCAGAAATCATTGACACAGCCTTGCGTGTGTGTCAAGAGTTTCTCAGTGTTCTAAAGCACAGTGACATTGATGTAACTACAGAAATACCGCCCTCTGTGGAGGAACAGCGATGGGCAGAGTTTCTTCAACACTACTATACAGTTGTGCA AAAAGGTGTGTTGATCAGGGGCAGCAATACATTTGTGGAGCGTTGCCAGGATATGTTAACCAGACTGCAGGTGGTTTGCCCACAGCTGGACACAGATGGACTAAACAACATCTGGATTATCAAACCAGGTGCCAAGTCAAGAGGAAGAG GCATTATGTGTATGAATCGCCTTGATGAGATTTTGGCACTTGTGGACACTGACAGAGCCCTGACAAAGGAGAGTAAGTGGGTGGTTCAGAAATACTTGGAACGCCCCCTACTGGTGCATGGCACAAAGTTTGACCTCCGTCAGTGGTTCCTTGTAACTGACTGGAACCCTCTGACTGTCTGGTTCTACAAAGAGTGCTACCTGCGGTTTTCCACTCAGCCCTACTCGACAAAAACTCTGGACAG CTCGGtccacctgtgcaacaattcCATCCAGAAGCACTTCCAGCCATCTCGTCAGCGCCATCCAGGAGTGCCTGAGGATAATATGTGGTCTTGCTCTCAGTTTCGCTCTTTTCTGCAGCGACAGGGCCATGAGACAGAATGGGAGACAGTGGTGATACCAGGCATGCAGCAAGCAGTGGTCAATGCTCTACAGACGGCCCAGGACTTGGTGGAACCCCGCAAGGCAAGCTTTGAGCTTTATGGAGCTGATTTTATGTTGGGCAGAGATCTGAGACCTTGGCTTCTGGAGATCAATGCCAGCCCAACCATGGCCTGTTCCAGCACTGTGACTGCGCGGCTCTGTCCTGCCGTGCAAGTGGACACACTGAGGGTTGTGCTGGATTGGAGGACTGATCCCAGTGCTTACACAGGAGGCTTCAAGTTAATTTACAAACAG GCTGCGGTTGAAGTTCCTCAGTATTTGGGAGTGAACCTGCTAGTGGAAGGAGCCCCCATAAAGCGATCTCATTATAGACGATCTTTTATTTCTAACTCACCTCTCACTCATCAGTTCCACCCAGATCAGTCATCTCCAGCAGTAGCTGAGGCAAGACATAAACAGTCCGGCCAGAAGCCACATGTAGCTGCTGACTTTCACCTTTTGGGCAAGGAGAACCAAGAGAAAAAGCGTCAGCTGACATCTATATATCCAAAGAGGGAGCATGATATAAAAGCAGAACTTCAGAACACCTGCCATGTTCGCAGGTCCTGCCGCAATGTGGCATATGAACAGAGCATGGGTGTACACACTGAACCTCAGAAGAAAGCGTGGCGCTTGGGATTACGTCGCCGTGTCAGTGCAGCAACATTGGTGCCAATGAGTCTGTCCTTATCCCTAGACCCTCCTTATAGTACATCAGAGGGTAAACAGCAGTCCATTCCTCGACATGCCTCACACATGTCCAGAGCCTTCCTTTCCCAACGAAGTTCTGAACCACAACATAGGATTTCCTCCCGGGTCTTTCCTTCATTCCAGGGACCTCTTCCAAGCCTGGAGGCCTTTCGATTGCAACCAAATGTTGTGACTGGAACTAATGTTTGTCATAATTCAGCCTTTTTATCTTATCCCAGCATCCACAAGCATCAGTTATGTCTCAGCTCTCAAAGGCAAGTCAGAGCCAGACACAAAGGAGAGCTCGTGGGAGAACATAAATACTAG
- the LOC115780470 gene encoding tubulin monoglycylase TTLL3-like isoform X2, producing the protein MTNHYANAGTFTTKVGLCVNLRNLQWFDTEDPDTFFPRCYRLGAEDEKHAFIEDFRRTACTSLLQYVVETSIWRRDEAESDKQKSKNSITEELDDVEHRSVGPEIIDTALRVCQEFLSVLKHSDIDVTTEIPPSVEEQRWAEFLQHYYTVVQKGVLIRGSNTFVERCQDMLTRLQVVCPQLDTDGLNNIWIIKPGAKSRGRGIMCMNRLDEILALVDTDRALTKESKWVVQKYLERPLLVHGTKFDLRQWFLVTDWNPLTVWFYKECYLRFSTQPYSTKTLDSSVHLCNNSIQKHFQPSRQRHPGVPEDNMWSCSQFRSFLQRQGHETEWETVVIPGMQQAVVNALQTAQDLVEPRKASFELYGADFMLGRDLRPWLLEINASPTMACSSTVTARLCPAVQVDTLRVVLDWRTDPSAYTGGFKLIYKQAAVEVPQYLGVNLLVEGAPIKRSHYRRSFISNSPLTHQFHPDQSSPAVAEARHKQSGQKPHVAADFHLLGKENQEKKRQLTSIYPKREHDIKAELQNTCHVRRSCRNVAYEQSMGVHTEPQKKAWRLGLRRRVSAATLVPMSLSLSLDPPYSTSEGKQQSIPRHASHMSRAFLSQRSSEPQHRISSRVFPSFQGPLPSLEAFRLQPNVVTGTNVCHNSAFLSYPSIHKHQLCLSSQRQVRARHKGELVGEHKY; encoded by the exons ATGACCAATCACTATGCAAATGCCGGAACATTTACCACCAAG GTGGGGCTTTGTGTGAATCTGCGTAACCTTCAGTGGTTTGACACAGAGGATCCTGACACTTTCTTCCCAAGATGCTACAGGCTTGGAGCAGAGGATGAAAAGCATGCATTCATAG AGGATTTCAGGAGAACAGCATGTACCAGCCTACTGCAGTATGTGGTTGAGACAAGTATTTGGAGAAGAGATGAAGCAGAGAGTGACAAACAAAAATCCAAGAACAGTATCACTGAAG AGTTGGATGATGTGGAACATCGATCTGTTGGTCCAGAAATCATTGACACAGCCTTGCGTGTGTGTCAAGAGTTTCTCAGTGTTCTAAAGCACAGTGACATTGATGTAACTACAGAAATACCGCCCTCTGTGGAGGAACAGCGATGGGCAGAGTTTCTTCAACACTACTATACAGTTGTGCA AAAAGGTGTGTTGATCAGGGGCAGCAATACATTTGTGGAGCGTTGCCAGGATATGTTAACCAGACTGCAGGTGGTTTGCCCACAGCTGGACACAGATGGACTAAACAACATCTGGATTATCAAACCAGGTGCCAAGTCAAGAGGAAGAG GCATTATGTGTATGAATCGCCTTGATGAGATTTTGGCACTTGTGGACACTGACAGAGCCCTGACAAAGGAGAGTAAGTGGGTGGTTCAGAAATACTTGGAACGCCCCCTACTGGTGCATGGCACAAAGTTTGACCTCCGTCAGTGGTTCCTTGTAACTGACTGGAACCCTCTGACTGTCTGGTTCTACAAAGAGTGCTACCTGCGGTTTTCCACTCAGCCCTACTCGACAAAAACTCTGGACAG CTCGGtccacctgtgcaacaattcCATCCAGAAGCACTTCCAGCCATCTCGTCAGCGCCATCCAGGAGTGCCTGAGGATAATATGTGGTCTTGCTCTCAGTTTCGCTCTTTTCTGCAGCGACAGGGCCATGAGACAGAATGGGAGACAGTGGTGATACCAGGCATGCAGCAAGCAGTGGTCAATGCTCTACAGACGGCCCAGGACTTGGTGGAACCCCGCAAGGCAAGCTTTGAGCTTTATGGAGCTGATTTTATGTTGGGCAGAGATCTGAGACCTTGGCTTCTGGAGATCAATGCCAGCCCAACCATGGCCTGTTCCAGCACTGTGACTGCGCGGCTCTGTCCTGCCGTGCAAGTGGACACACTGAGGGTTGTGCTGGATTGGAGGACTGATCCCAGTGCTTACACAGGAGGCTTCAAGTTAATTTACAAACAG GCTGCGGTTGAAGTTCCTCAGTATTTGGGAGTGAACCTGCTAGTGGAAGGAGCCCCCATAAAGCGATCTCATTATAGACGATCTTTTATTTCTAACTCACCTCTCACTCATCAGTTCCACCCAGATCAGTCATCTCCAGCAGTAGCTGAGGCAAGACATAAACAGTCCGGCCAGAAGCCACATGTAGCTGCTGACTTTCACCTTTTGGGCAAGGAGAACCAAGAGAAAAAGCGTCAGCTGACATCTATATATCCAAAGAGGGAGCATGATATAAAAGCAGAACTTCAGAACACCTGCCATGTTCGCAGGTCCTGCCGCAATGTGGCATATGAACAGAGCATGGGTGTACACACTGAACCTCAGAAGAAAGCGTGGCGCTTGGGATTACGTCGCCGTGTCAGTGCAGCAACATTGGTGCCAATGAGTCTGTCCTTATCCCTAGACCCTCCTTATAGTACATCAGAGGGTAAACAGCAGTCCATTCCTCGACATGCCTCACACATGTCCAGAGCCTTCCTTTCCCAACGAAGTTCTGAACCACAACATAGGATTTCCTCCCGGGTCTTTCCTTCATTCCAGGGACCTCTTCCAAGCCTGGAGGCCTTTCGATTGCAACCAAATGTTGTGACTGGAACTAATGTTTGTCATAATTCAGCCTTTTTATCTTATCCCAGCATCCACAAGCATCAGTTATGTCTCAGCTCTCAAAGGCAAGTCAGAGCCAGACACAAAGGAGAGCTCGTGGGAGAACATAAATACTAG